In Drosophila mauritiana strain mau12 unplaced genomic scaffold, ASM438214v1 Y_03, whole genome shotgun sequence, the DNA window TCAACATCAACACTACCTATAGTACCTGAGAATTCAGAAATACTACCTTCGACGTCTTTTAGAGTAAACCATGAcctattattttcatttgtcatAATTGGTGCAGTTGCTACTGTAGTGAGCAAGGAACCGTTGTTGTAGCATGCTTTTAGTACCACTTGTCTGCAAATTTAACTCAGACAGCTTATTTCGTAGGTCATCAACGCGCAACGCAAGAATTTCAATCCGATTCATTCCTCTCTAAAGTTTTTAACACTACTCAGCCAACTCTGTTAAGTCTATGTTAACAGCAAGCGATACACAACTTGCTGTCTCGTCGCTGTTGTTGCTCGTTCGCCTTCGTATATGTGGCGGCGTATTTCGTTCCGCCGTTATTCTTCTACTGCTTCTTTTTTGCTACTGAAGCGACTGtcgtttttcttttaattgatGCGGCGCCACGTTctgtctcgctcgcactcatTAACATCGCACTTATGCATACACAACTTGGGCCATCCCAGACGTGCCCACAAAATTGTAGTAAGTTTACTTTATagtgttactttattgtttaatgacaattgttttTAGTACACttaatattgtttaatgacaatacttcttgcttattattatttaattggttgatgacaattgtttagctctagttgcataagtatatagcgcgattgaaaaactcGTGACTGCactcgttcaccattctactccaactgcttcttttgtcttttccgttaataagcgttgtcactgcgcgttactcttttgctctctgtttcatcgttcattttagttccctgatctggcctccccgtggtgttccATGTGTACCGATTAtgacatatattacatataattaattattaacataaatataaatatgtaaacggtagcttattcgagcggcgatttcaaaaacttttaaattataatagtcagggggtgaatttttaattattattttagttgctacgaaattggccaaaactccaaacatgtaaattcgtttcttcgatcagaattgatttcggcccgaaaatggtcttctaccacaagtacgcacacatatacacgttctcgtctttttttttactcacacaaacaagcaaattatatttttagatttcttacgctctcagcataagcgagcggacagggAGCAATTTTGGGCGTAACCAAtaatttcttatttaaattatttagattttttaagagagattgttgtaaaatattaattatttgaattagatCAGTAGAATGTTATTCAAGTGTACttgaaaagattattataacatccatataaacatgaccaGTTTTTCAGTCTTATTCTCATGATATAtgatccattgctctttgaaagaTCAATGTATTACTGTTCTCGTTAACACTTAACGACAAATCGCAGATttgaaagaaataaaaagcaTTTTAGGAATAGGAAGGAGTTaaggaaattcaaatttaagaAGCATTAATACGATcataaaaacaagagagaatgctatattCGAGTTCGTCGAGTATCAGCTACaagttactcagctagtgtgaatgtgaactcgaaatttcatcattttagAAGACCAGAAAAGTTACTATATATAAATGGAATGAACTACGATAAACAGCTATGCACCAACGATGAAAAACTAAGCTATTCTTCGCCCCCATATAAAGTAGTAGCGAAACAAATAACAAGGatgattaaaatttatataagCTTAAGACATTATAACAGAAAGTAAGACAATGAAATTGTGGATGCGGAACATATCATTTTACCTCAACccgaaaacataaaaaaatactcaagggaaatatatatgaccctatatttaaataaaatcgtATACTCCAATCGCTCTGAAGGCTGTTTCCAATGATGCTTGTACAATACAATTGGTTACATAACAGCTAAAGCATAGTCGAAGTACTACATCGATgtcattatatttttttggacTAGGATCGCATGCCATTGGTTCTGTGCGTCCGAAAAATAGTACTAAAAATGTTATAGCAATAAAAAGTTTTGCTATAAAAATGCAACTTCTTTCCCATTTGCAAAAGGCCAGTCTCTCTGTTCCAAAACGCCATGGTCCAATAATTGGTTGAAATAAGTGTAAGAACCGAAGCTTACCGGAAtgaatttttccattatcggTATTTATCAGAGAAAATGCGTTTGCCGTTTTATAAACAGTTAACACTTTATAACATTGAATCCACTGCTGAATTGAAAATAACTGGCCCTCATTAGTATGCATATCGCATAGAACAAGATTTCtacaaaaaaaatgtggaTAAACTCCGGAATTATCGTGCCACATAGCAATTCCAGTTGGTATACTGAAATGTATATTTTGTAGTCGGAAAGATATTGTACTATTTCTTTTGAATGTTTTAAAAACTGGGTCTTGATATACTATTATGTCCCGTGTTTGGTTGGAAAATTTGAAggcaaatataatatttgctGATGTACCAGCGTTATATCTTCCTCCGAAAGTACACATTAAAACAAGATCACCTCGGTAGCATTTTCCTCCTATTGGATATAGTTCAGTATATAAGTTTTTATCCCAATCAGAAACGGATTGCAtgctataaaatatatatattattacaaATGAAGCtaaagagaaaaagaatattattatttgttgtagtttataatttatatttcctttctttataaataaataaatagtcaagtttgtgtttgagttttatgttttatattttaagttctcttcaactgcaacaccagcaccacgacctactcacagcaaaacGTACAAGgaaaaagagaagaaataaaaggtgtgaccattcatgtcaaatataaagagatgttgtttaacgttatttttgtaggttgaatagtatattccaatagtatatatatagtatatattgaatagtatattccaacacgccccctcaaaaataacgtctataattaaaaacataacaataatattcattagtaactatcaaatgtgggtggtgtgcattctgggaagtgttaactgatccagcatttgctgcgaggatacggggaaaacccagaaaaacccgatcagatcattgtaacaaaatatgtttacaggaatttaaatttgaaatatatatataaaaatttcattcagcattcgattggtcgtcttgcagcaaacccaatttgtctcgtaactccacaaatctcgcagcaggcaacggttttgtaaatatgtcagccagttgattctctgtaggaatatactcaagacaaatcacattattctgaacttgctctctggcaaaatgatatttaatatcaatatgtttagctcgtttatgacatgaggggttgtttgctatgctaatacagccttgattgtcttcgtaaattttaatggggttttctagtttaatgttaatactagttaataaaaatttaagccatagagcttctctcacggcttcaaatagggccatatactcagcttcagttgatgaggctgctactgagttctgtctctttgtattccaacaaatgagattaaaatcaaacattttgaataaataccctgttgtactttttctgtcaatttcactaccaccccaatcagaatccacataaccaataattttattttcaaatgccaagttctttttaaaaatcaatttcatatcgatagtgcccttcaaatatctaagaactctttttaagttctgccataactcggagttatttttgctactatatctgctcaagatatttactgcagtagttaaatctgggcgtgtacaaagcattatgtacattaaacatcctatgaggttacggcatggggtattgcagtcttcatctgaattaagtaattcataatttattttactaggtaaaggagtactaactgcattacaattttccatgttaaatttacttaaaatttttttaacatatgcagattggcttaaatagattttatcatcatgcatttctatcctaattccaataaaatgttttatttcatttaggtcagtcatcctaaacttttccattaaataccttttgaagttattcattcttgtcatatctcctgtagctataaccacatcatctacatataataatacatatatgttttcattgatgttacctttgtctaaaatatatatacagcgatcaactgaagagtttacaaactcacactctttcaatgcttgctcaaatacttcaaaccagcatctagccgcttgcttgagtccgtaaattgccttattcaatttacacacattgtcactattacacgatataccttgaggaagtctcatataaatttcctcttttaacgtgccatttaagaaagctgtttttacatccatttgatggactttcaagttatactgtattgctaatgacaatataaatcggaaacttgaaattctagctacaggagcaaatgtctcttcatagtctatttggtatttttgagtgaatcctcgtgcaaccaatctagctttgtatctaattggatttccaagttcattatatttaacagaaaatacccatctgctatctacaatatttttgttttcaggcctttttgtaattgtccaagtattattaattttatgagcatttaactctgtattgatggcttcttcccaagaagatttatcatccctatattgaatttcatcaaatgaatttgggacatcgttaaatatagtgtgagcatttagaacaactttatttagactattatcctcttcattataggatatctgaggcttagtctttaatctctcacttcttctattaataatttctatgccatcatttttagttggattatcaattccaatttcttttaagtgctctgctgtttcactttccctactctcattcgggttgcctgatcccttactttcattcagatgatcatctcgctttcttttcttactctcattcagaaaatatttattactttccttactatctttcaggaattgtatgttgtcgcattccttactctcattcgggaattctgtttgtattattttcctactgtcatttggaaaatttttattttcactttccttactatctttcaggaattgtatgttgtcgcattccttactctcattcgggaattctgtttgtattattttcctactgtcattcggaaaatttttattttcactttccttactatctttcaggaacactgtttcaaatttaacagctctagaattaaccatattggtttcatcgacaacaacatctcttgcgacaataaatttttcatttacagcatcccacaacttaaaaccattgggttcatagcccacaaaaatacttttaaatgatttatcatcaaactttccttgtttgtttttaatatgcacataaacagttgcaccaaacactctcaaatgttttaagtatggcttcttattgtgccacatctcatatggggtctttgaactatcaacaagtgctctgctaggaattctgttgattaaataagtagcagttaatactgcttcgccccaaaagcttttatctagttttgcaccactaaccatggttcgagctttttccgtaatggttcttatcattctctcagaaacaccatttaactgaggtgtatgtggcactgttaagtgataagaaattcctttcttaacacaaaattgtctcatctcatttgacaagtattctctaccattgtcaatgtataaatacacaacctttaaattaaaatgagcttcactcttggctacaaaatcttgaaacatgctaaacacatcagatttatatttaattaaataagttacacaataatgtgtaaactgatcaacaaagatcacaaaataatttttatcatctaaagtaactggagtaataggcccacagacatctgagtgtactacaaaaagtggtcttttaatatgggtcttatctttcaattgtttaaaaggaagtcttgcctgtttaccatttaaacagggttcacaaatttcatatgataactctaagttgtttagaagactttgatcactaaacatattctttcgttttatttctaataatttgccatcgcttatatggccaaacctctcatgccataaacgaaaattatttttatgcttagcatttatagaatatgcttgaaaattgatcacaggtacattgtttaacatacctgaatttttgacaaccattaacccatttttcgaaatggttacaccgcttttgtcaaattcgatcgacattcctgcctcttggagacgctttacggacatcaaattaccagcagcttccttacaaaagagtacatcctccagtgtaatctcatggtcattccgtagtcggacaataccacgcttagtggcataaataaattcgccttgcttggccactgcaatcttaagtggaggcacaacctccacactgtcggtatacagcgactcatcatttataagatggtcactagcaccagaatcaaggacaaacccgcagttatccatcactgaagtattattcacttcttttaccataaacgcaatgccgtgtgatgttgcagtttgaacttgtttttcattttctttatttttattatttaatattcttttataatggaagcagtcttttttaatatggccttctctgccacagtggtgacacttgactttatactttgaatttcccttgaatattttctttggtttagttacccgatttttaaacaaattatttttataagtgttatttttgttgtgcacgatcgcgttcataactttcttgcttgtatcgttgtggtcatttttaattttaatttcttgatccagcaatctatttttcacaaacgccaatgtcaaattttcttcagataatgtctctatcgctgtaataattccatcgtaacacgaaggcaatgtgatcagtagatgagaaattttatccatctcttctatttttgcaccagctgccaacaattcacttataagttcgtcaaaaatatgaaaatggcttaatagtgacatctcactcgatagcttcagagaaagcaaacgttttcgcagcgccagttgcgacgccagactttttcgttcataaacggcgtccaaattctcaagaatctgacgcgccgtaatgtcgcttgttgcgaaatttaaaaacgagtcgcttaggtactctattattgtactttttgcacaacgctctgcctttttccaggagtcatctacctcgttaggcattaaaccatcaactactttaagcacatcttgctcggctaaaagagccctaattctaaatttccaaatcgcgtacttctcgccatcaaacggcttaatattacgtttagccttgtccatttttcactcaaattctgagaaggaattaatttcacaagaatgtgaaaaaatgctatttcacaatttattttcacaatctttaattcacaatttaattgtttattaggcatggactgggcccataacctgttgtagtttataatttatatttcctttctttataaataaataaatagtcaagtttgtgtttgagttttatgttttatattttaagttctcttcaactgcaacaccagcaccacgacctactcacagcaaaacGTACAAGgaaaaagagaagaaataaaaggtgtgaccattcatgtcaaatataaagagatgttgtttaacgttatttttgtaggttgaatagtattatatatagtatatattgaatagtatattccaacatTATTTGATAACTTTGGCCCACTTTAGGCCGTTCCAGGTgacattttaaattcattgGGACTACAATTATTGGCATACCATCTGCATCAAAGTCACTAATATAATTACAACGACAATGTATTCCAAAGTATatacttttgtttaattcaGGCATGCAAGCAAAGTTTTGCCATCTCGGTTCGGGTCGAGCATAGTTCCAAATTCGACAACTACGTATGTCAGTGGTGAAGGCAAAAAAAGCTCCAGAATGGAAAAAGTTATTCCACGGTTCAGATATATTAGCACCGCGAAGATAAATATAAACAGGCTGAGATTTATCGCAGCGATTCCTTAATAACAAAGTGGTTGATTGTAGGACTCCAGCTCTCACTAGACAAGTAGAGCTTTCtctttccatttcatttaattctggTATATTAGTCATCCGTATTAGCACGCAATAATCTATATC includes these proteins:
- the LOC117149953 gene encoding LOW QUALITY PROTEIN: uncharacterized protein LOC117149953 (The sequence of the model RefSeq protein was modified relative to this genomic sequence to represent the inferred CDS: substituted 1 base at 1 genomic stop codon), translating into MCQQICDHFFVCDDVTVTVEVRRLEMDDSDNTVKEALSLARHWLEYADWQKAFLLLYKVAKLIKSKGRLLNFIDTIYVYEPQTTVQLAHLVRLTKRVVLSLEPLDDMEVNVVARMLQLISSTFRLIINSNELNTLMDIYYETMVNELCDILNKLNTEWEYIPKSQCRAESESCLNIDNFRNRLEQMSVLRPQGLEHINNWLHAYXKLSSCLFYMGMGTARRLHPEEGPKLIERSTFSMRMESFDLDQDRSIEFQSADSMHTLIFTDKLLDELKRRLRTDEVLISIRSHKQSQYWWYPEQESHTQVLVVNAYTINNIWKKSQEVAEPFQYISKLKMNFSEGDSINEPSRQIFNRGIDFDDPEEDIENVIHDCVYTPLEVRMYRTELFGHSVLGVTFTQADIDYCVLIRMTNIPELNEMERESSTCLVRAGVLQSTTLLLRNRCDKSQPVYIYLRGANISEPWNNFFHSGAFFAFTTDIRSCRIWNYARPEPRWQNFACMPELNKSIYFGIHCRCNYISDFDADGMPIIVVPMNLKCHLERPKVGQSYQIIIFFFSLASFVIIYIFYSMQSVSDWDKNLYTELYPIGGKCYRGDLVLMCTFGGRYNAGTSANIIFAFKFSNQTRDIIVYQDPVFKTFKRNSTISFRLQNIHFSIPTGIAMWHDNSGVYPHFFCRNLVLCDMHTNEGQLFSIQQWIQCYKVLTVYKTANAFSLINTDNGKIHSGKLRFLHLFQPIIGPWRFGTERLAFCKWERSCIFIAKLFIAITFLVLFFGRTEPMACDPSPKKYNDIDVVLRLCFSCYVTNCIVQASLETAFRAIGVYDFI